The segment GAATAAAAGCACTCTGGCAAAATCCCTTGAAATCAGCGTTCCGATGGTTTCTCAATATCTAAATTTTTTGGAGAATGCATTCCTGATTCGCTCATTAAGGCCATTTTTTATTAATTTGAGAAAACGACTCGTCAAATCACCAAAGATATATTTGCGTGATAGCGGCATTTTGCATCACCTCTTGCGAATAAATGATTTCAATTCTCTCTTGGGACATCCGATATTGGGACATTCCTGGGAAGGGTATGTGATTGAACAGATAATTTCGGTTCTGGGAAATCGCTATGAATATTTCTATTACCGGACTCAAGATGGAGCTGAATGCGATCTGGTGATTACGGAAAAGTTCACACCGGTTTCCTGTGTAGAGATAAAATTCACCGATAGTCCAAAAAAGACGAAAAGTTTGACGATTGCTATTAAAGATGTTGGAACTGATAAAAATTATGTCATTGTCCCGGATGCTGGTGAATCATACGAGTTGGATGAGAATTTAGTGGTTTGCGGTCTGGAAGATTTTTTGGAGAGTTGGGGAAAATAAATAATTGTTATCAAATACTTTGACTGGGCTAACCAAACTCATATCACAATCAGGGAGAAACAGAATTGCATGACAATCAGAATTTAATCCCATCGCATGGCGGCTATCGCAATCTAAAAGCCTATCAAATGGCAGAGATTGTATATGATGCCACTGTTAAATTTTGCAATCGTTTTATAAACATAAGGTCTCGCACGCACGATCAAATGGTTCAGGCAGCTCGTAGTGGTAAACAGAATATTGCCGAGGGGAGTATGGCTTCGGGGACATCAAAAAAGATAGAACTAAAATTAATTGGAATCGCCCGCGCCAGCTTGGAAGAACTTCTTTTGGATTATGAGGATTTTTTGAGACAGAATAATTTGTCTTTATGGGATAAAAATGATCCAAAGGCTCTAGCGATAAGACAAATTGGCTTTCAAGAGAATCGGTCGTATGTGTCATATAGGACTTACATTGAGGAAAAATCAAAAGAAATAGCAGCTAATACAATAATATGTATCGTTCATCAGACAAACTATTTGCTAGATCAATTAAAGCGAAGACTTGAAAGCGACTTCTTGAAAGAAGGTGGCTTTACTGAAAGAATGTATCGAGTCAGGAAAAATTTCAAGGATAGGAATAAATAATCAAAGTTTTAAAACTAATTAAAATTGGAATAAAATG is part of the Calditrichota bacterium genome and harbors:
- a CDS encoding four helix bundle protein — its product is MHDNQNLIPSHGGYRNLKAYQMAEIVYDATVKFCNRFINIRSRTHDQMVQAARSGKQNIAEGSMASGTSKKIELKLIGIARASLEELLLDYEDFLRQNNLSLWDKNDPKALAIRQIGFQENRSYVSYRTYIEEKSKEIAANTIICIVHQTNYLLDQLKRRLESDFLKEGGFTERMYRVRKNFKDRNK